Proteins from one bacterium genomic window:
- a CDS encoding histidine phosphatase family protein, producing the protein MELILVRHAEPAIPEVGEVGPGDPPLGERGRNQAAQVAEWLARDALDRIVSSPARRARETAEATATRLGLEVVIDDRLRDAEPAGEAYVPIEVARERDPGSYRARMDAYRDASRLGSIAGRVNASLDEWAARHRGGRVAVFCHGSVVNAFAVRVLGLGDSGFLAPAFASGHRFLVASSGVRSVKSLNETAYLMM; encoded by the coding sequence ATGGAGCTGATTCTGGTTCGCCACGCGGAGCCGGCGATACCCGAGGTGGGCGAGGTCGGACCCGGGGATCCGCCGCTCGGCGAGCGTGGCCGGAATCAGGCCGCGCAGGTCGCGGAGTGGCTCGCGCGCGACGCCCTCGATCGGATCGTCTCGAGTCCGGCTCGGCGCGCTCGGGAGACCGCGGAGGCGACCGCCACGCGGCTCGGGCTCGAGGTCGTGATCGACGATCGGCTGCGTGATGCCGAGCCCGCCGGCGAGGCGTACGTCCCGATCGAGGTCGCGCGCGAGCGCGATCCCGGGTCGTATCGCGCGCGGATGGACGCGTACCGGGATGCGTCGCGTCTCGGTTCGATTGCCGGACGCGTGAACGCCTCTCTCGACGAGTGGGCCGCACGGCACCGCGGTGGACGCGTCGCGGTCTTCTGTCACGGTTCGGTCGTCAACGCGTTCGCCGTTCGCGTGCTCGGGCTCGGCGATTCCGGGTTCCTGGCGCCGGCCTTCGCGAGTGGCCATCGCTTCCTGGTCGCGTCGTCGGGTGTGCGCAGCGTGAAGAGCCTCAACGAAACCGCGTACTTGATGATGTGA
- a CDS encoding cyclic nucleotide-binding domain-containing protein translates to MASVEQLKARFAEHLREKRLEGALDALVLLEREEPTKACWPQKRARLLRAKADPRGELEALRRALELQIDQGVILDAIASCQSILELAPEDSRTLETLDLLYLEGPPLESGPAGPALPRAEPVMAVPAARPALGPTSVPASWGEDADEPLDSLVLTDVVPGARSLPRDSGPGVNEIPIDLVDAVDESAPDLHLDRWSSSDDLRDVAAAQAICLPSNRDVVAAQAICLPNDDELAGTAETRGERGANLRNELANIPLFGDLDPASLHTLIRRVRAVSLEPGQILFRQGDPANSLYVIVEGAVVPIAEGDRRRKLAVLERGSFFGEIGLMTKQPRNATIEALVDTKLLAIDRRLVRQLIADAPGVAKSILRFLRARMIDRQIRTNLFFSAFAHAERAAVAKQFRFLEVADGAKVIERGRAPDGLYVVLSGELSVVGPASPGTGEPDKELATLGLSDVFGGLSLIEGRLPAGDVIARGKCWLVVLGEGRFRRILDANPRLSRVLRRIALAAAEESGTQYRDVPVL, encoded by the coding sequence ATGGCCTCCGTCGAGCAACTGAAAGCGCGATTCGCCGAGCACCTGCGTGAGAAGCGACTCGAGGGCGCCCTCGACGCGCTCGTGCTCCTCGAACGGGAGGAGCCGACGAAGGCCTGCTGGCCGCAGAAGCGTGCCCGCCTGCTCCGCGCGAAGGCGGACCCTCGAGGAGAGCTCGAGGCGCTCCGGCGCGCACTCGAGCTCCAGATCGATCAGGGGGTCATCCTCGACGCGATCGCGAGCTGCCAGTCCATCCTCGAGCTCGCGCCCGAAGATTCCCGCACCCTCGAGACGCTCGACCTGCTCTACCTCGAAGGCCCGCCGCTCGAGTCCGGTCCGGCTGGGCCCGCCCTGCCGAGGGCCGAGCCGGTGATGGCCGTGCCTGCCGCCAGGCCGGCTCTCGGTCCGACGAGCGTCCCCGCGAGCTGGGGGGAGGACGCCGACGAGCCCCTCGATTCCCTGGTGCTGACCGACGTCGTGCCCGGCGCGCGATCGTTGCCGCGCGATTCCGGCCCGGGTGTGAACGAGATTCCGATCGATCTCGTGGACGCGGTCGACGAGAGCGCGCCGGACCTCCACCTCGACCGCTGGTCGTCGAGCGACGACCTCCGCGACGTGGCGGCCGCGCAGGCGATCTGTCTGCCCAGCAACCGCGATGTCGTTGCCGCCCAGGCGATCTGTCTCCCGAATGACGACGAGCTGGCCGGCACGGCCGAGACCCGCGGCGAGCGCGGAGCGAACCTTCGCAACGAGCTCGCGAACATCCCGCTCTTCGGCGACCTCGACCCGGCGAGTCTCCACACCCTGATCCGGCGCGTCCGCGCCGTGTCTCTCGAGCCGGGGCAGATCCTCTTCCGCCAGGGCGACCCGGCGAACAGCCTCTACGTGATCGTCGAGGGCGCGGTCGTGCCGATCGCCGAGGGGGACCGACGGCGGAAGCTCGCGGTCCTCGAGCGGGGTTCCTTCTTCGGCGAGATCGGGTTGATGACCAAGCAGCCGCGCAACGCCACGATCGAGGCCCTCGTCGACACGAAGCTCCTGGCCATCGACCGGCGCCTGGTACGTCAGCTGATCGCCGATGCGCCGGGCGTGGCGAAGAGCATCCTCCGCTTCCTGCGTGCTCGCATGATCGATCGCCAGATCCGCACGAACCTCTTCTTCTCGGCGTTCGCTCATGCAGAGCGTGCCGCGGTCGCGAAGCAGTTCCGATTCCTCGAGGTCGCCGACGGAGCGAAGGTGATCGAGCGGGGACGGGCACCGGACGGTCTCTACGTCGTGCTCTCGGGAGAGCTCTCCGTGGTGGGGCCGGCGAGCCCGGGTACGGGCGAGCCCGACAAGGAGCTCGCGACCCTCGGCTTGAGCGACGTCTTCGGAGGCCTGTCGCTGATCGAAGGGCGGCTCCCGGCCGGCGACGTCATCGCACGCGGGAAGTGCTGGCTCGTCGTCCTCGGCGAGGGGCGCTTTCGGAGGATCCTCGACGCGAACCCGCGCCTCTCGCGGGTGCTCCGGCGGATCGCGCTCGCCGCTGCCGAGGAGTCCGGTACGCAGTACCGCGACGTCCCCGTGCTCTAG
- a CDS encoding M48 family metalloprotease, producing the protein MIDSTLVPPNDPSPTLTRLAPLLLAIALLATACAGERVRPDPADPPVGVVVGPWMPNEPEVASEEPDEPVEDPPVEEPPTAAAAETSETTPPGVEDEPSEGPPPDGEDEPSEGPPPDGEPEEEPDEEEDEDREEPPQRKVVLDTEYDDARVGDDQTSVIEAEMGIVDDEELHAYVTSIALRLLRHAPSRPFDYEFKIVDQSAPNAFALPGGKIYVSRGLLALVTSEDELAGVLGHEITHAAERHAAARLEYAKRQNPFTMVFLRAARIAAYGRDQERDADRGGQILAARAGYDPAAIAEFLRKLDASERYEVGWSRLPSYYATHPTSPERAAIALDRAGNMEWTAIESVARDGSAGYYAMVDGLVLGDDPAGGLFDEENKFVHPELRFSLRFPPGWDTLNSTRQVVAVSPRRDAQAELTVVGSTEEPLDAVVDAFLEAEFEGVTVRVRERRALKIGDLDAIRIEGRAITPGGPLFALMTFIAYEDLVYRLQVLSFDASRYRGRARAFAHSFRALDEESARSLRVTRLRIARSLENETLAELSERTRNELEVVFTGVLNGIYASTPLPRRTPIKIGIAEPYLPRASQEGETSETEVLLEDGNATEAKP; encoded by the coding sequence GATGCCGAACGAACCGGAGGTCGCTTCGGAGGAGCCGGACGAACCCGTCGAGGACCCCCCGGTCGAAGAGCCCCCGACCGCGGCCGCCGCCGAGACCTCGGAGACGACGCCCCCCGGCGTGGAAGACGAGCCGAGCGAGGGACCGCCTCCGGACGGGGAAGACGAGCCGAGTGAGGGACCGCCTCCGGACGGGGAACCGGAAGAAGAACCAGACGAAGAAGAAGACGAAGACAGAGAAGAACCACCGCAACGAAAGGTCGTCCTCGACACCGAGTACGACGACGCGCGCGTCGGCGACGATCAGACCTCGGTCATCGAGGCGGAGATGGGAATCGTCGACGACGAAGAGCTCCACGCCTACGTGACGAGCATCGCCCTCCGGCTCCTGCGCCACGCCCCGAGTCGCCCCTTCGACTACGAGTTCAAGATCGTCGATCAGAGCGCGCCGAACGCGTTCGCGCTTCCCGGCGGAAAGATCTACGTCTCGCGCGGGCTGCTGGCGCTGGTCACGAGCGAGGACGAGCTCGCCGGCGTGCTGGGCCACGAGATCACCCACGCGGCCGAGCGCCACGCCGCGGCGCGTCTCGAGTACGCCAAGCGCCAGAACCCCTTCACCATGGTCTTCCTGCGCGCGGCGCGGATCGCCGCCTACGGGCGCGATCAGGAGCGCGATGCCGATCGTGGAGGGCAGATCCTCGCGGCCCGGGCGGGCTACGACCCGGCGGCGATCGCCGAGTTCCTGCGCAAACTCGATGCATCGGAGCGCTACGAAGTCGGTTGGTCGCGCCTGCCCTCGTACTACGCGACCCATCCGACCAGCCCCGAGCGCGCGGCGATCGCCCTGGATCGCGCGGGCAACATGGAGTGGACCGCGATCGAGAGCGTCGCGCGCGATGGGTCTGCCGGGTACTACGCGATGGTCGACGGGCTCGTGCTCGGCGACGACCCGGCGGGCGGCCTCTTCGACGAAGAGAACAAGTTCGTCCATCCGGAGCTGCGCTTCTCGCTCCGCTTCCCACCGGGCTGGGACACGCTCAACTCGACGCGCCAGGTCGTCGCCGTCTCGCCGCGACGGGATGCCCAGGCCGAGCTCACGGTCGTGGGCTCCACGGAAGAGCCCCTCGATGCGGTCGTCGACGCGTTCCTCGAGGCGGAGTTCGAGGGCGTCACCGTCCGTGTCCGCGAGCGGCGCGCGCTCAAGATCGGCGACCTCGACGCCATACGGATCGAGGGACGAGCGATCACGCCCGGCGGGCCGCTCTTTGCTCTGATGACCTTCATCGCCTACGAGGACCTGGTGTACCGCCTGCAAGTGCTGTCCTTCGACGCGAGCCGCTATCGCGGGCGTGCGCGGGCCTTCGCTCACAGCTTCCGCGCGCTCGACGAAGAGAGCGCCCGCTCGCTTCGCGTGACACGCCTGCGAATCGCCCGCTCGCTCGAGAACGAGACCCTGGCCGAGCTCTCCGAGCGCACGCGAAACGAGCTCGAAGTCGTCTTCACCGGCGTCCTCAACGGCATCTACGCCTCGACTCCCCTTCCGCGCCGTACGCCGATCAAGATCGGCATCGCCGAGCCCTACCTCCCGCGCGCGTCGCAGGAAGGGGAAACGAGCGAGACCGAGGTCCTGCTCGAGGACGGCAATGCGACCGAAGCGAAGCCGTAG